The following proteins are co-located in the Apium graveolens cultivar Ventura chromosome 5, ASM990537v1, whole genome shotgun sequence genome:
- the LOC141660357 gene encoding uncharacterized protein LOC141660357 has product MPGMSTTWKRKSPTHDQAQLDSRPMPLLSMEDRYRRALPKFENALNDLKIQHIKSSVAYPHANGLAEVTNRTILQGLKKRIEEVPRCWVDELPNMLWSYRTTPRSATGETPFRLAYGVDVILPVEISLISPRVEVFDPSLALEGLHFHNDLLEETREESRLHMIGQQEKTTKYFNKKVKNKRFEVGDFVLRDSAASQPTISGKFKPTWEGPYQVLKVVSA; this is encoded by the exons ATGCCAGGAATGTCAACTACATGGAAGCGTAAGTCACCGACCCACGACCAAGCTCAACTCGATTCTCGCCCCATGCCCCTTCTTTCAATGGAGGATAGATATCGTAGGGCCCTTCCCAAA TTTGAGAATGCTCTAAACGATTTAAAAATCCAGCATATTAAGTCCTCGGTTGCGTATCCACATGCCAATGGCCTCGCAGAAGTGACGAATAGAACCATCCTGCAAGGATTGAAGAAAAGAATTGAAGAAGTTCCCCGCTGCTGGGTTGACGAGCTCCCAAACATGTTGTGGTCCTATAGGACAACTCCCCGAAGCGCAACCGGCGAAACTCCTTTCCGCCTCGCATATGGTGTCGATGTCATCTTGCCTGTCGAGATAAGCTTAATTTCCCCAAGGGTAGAAGTCTTCGATCCTTCCCTCGCGCTCGAGGGATTGCATTTTCATAACGACTTGCTTGAAGAAACGAGAGAGGAATCTAGGCTCCACATGATCGGACAACAGGAAAAGACTACAAAATACTTCAACAAAAAAGTCAAAAACAAGCGCTTCGAGGTTGGAGACTTCGTCCTTCGAGACTCTGCGGCATCACAGCCTACCATTTCAGGAAAGTTTAAGCCAACATGGGAAGGCCCTTATCAAGTGTTGAAAGTGGTCAGCGCATGA